From one Salmo salar chromosome ssa09, Ssal_v3.1, whole genome shotgun sequence genomic stretch:
- the LOC106613025 gene encoding neural cell adhesion molecule 1 isoform X19 — protein MLHAKDFILALLLVGSTVCLEVEITPTQGEISVGESKFFLCEIVGVAKEIDWYSPSGERIEPNKPEITVTRNDESSSTLTLYKAGVDSAGTYKCLATNGDQSAEATVNVKFYQRITFKNAPSPQEFNEGDNANIVCDVISSPPPTIIWKHKGAKIQMEKDVRFKILPNNHLQIRGIKKTDEGSYTCEGRLMARGEIDLKIIRVIVNVLPTIRVWQSEVNATAGVGQSAILTCAADGYPEPMVTWARAGVLLESGDKYSFNEDGSEMTIMEVAKLDEGEYTCIAKNKAGESEQELSLRVFVKPKITFLLNQSTSEMEEQVTLTCEASGDPTPTINWSFGLRPFTEGEQSLDGNVVVRSDARVSSLTLKYANFTDAGQYLCSARNAIGVDSQPAYLEVRYAPKIQGSVTVYTWEGNAANISCEVLAHPSDVSMLWLRDGFQLPNANVTKAKVFQSPTASYLEVTPESENDFGSYNCTASNEMGTESKEFLLIQADVPSAPSLGEVEPFSSSARVEFQEPDATGGVPILQYRAEWKTVGRGSWVQRVYDVQGGALSEVTIIGLKPETNYEVKMSAINGKGEGETSPAVVFKTEPVQGEPEPPKLEGTLQTKGNSLKVNWLKQDDGGSPITHYLVRYKPKHQADWKPEIRLPSGSEYVVLSGLEWNTEYNVFVVAENQQGKSQPGTLTIRTSPEPAAIPATQGCSSVTYTLISLVLSIVAVLLLS, from the exons TTGTTGGGGTAGCAAAGGAGATTGACTGGTATTCGCCGAGCGGAGAGAGGATAGAGCCCAACAAACCAGAGATCACCGTAACCCGAAACGACGAGTCCTCGTCCACCCTCACGCTCTACAAGGCCGGGGTGGACAGCGCTGGAACCTACAAGTGTCTGGCCACCAACGGAGACCAGTCAGCGGAGGCCACCGTCAACGTCAAGTTTTACC AAAGGATCACCTTCAAGAACGCCCCCTCCCCCCAAGAGTTCAATGAAGGGGACAACGCCAACATCGTCTGTGACGTCATCAGCTCCCCTCCCCCCACCATCATCTGGAAGCACAAAGGAGCTAAGATTCAGATGGAGAAGGATG TCCGCTTTAAGATCCTACCCAACAACCACCTGCAGATCCGAGGCATCAAGAAGACAGACGAGGGGTCGTACACCTGCGAGGGCCGCCTCATGGCCCGGGGAGAGATTGACCTCAAGATCATTAGGGTCATCGTCAATG TGCTCCCTACCATCCGGGTGTGGCAGTCGGAGGTGAATGCCACAGCAGGCGTGGGCCAGTCTGCCATTTTGACCTGTGCTGCTGATGGATACCCAGAGCCCATGGTGACCTGGGCACG gGCCGGTGTTCTTCTGGAGTCAGGAGACAAGTACAGCTTTAATGAGGACGGTTCAGAGATGACCATCATGGAGGTGGCCAAGCTGGATGAGGGAGAGTACACCTGCATCGCTAAGAACAAGGCTGGGGAGAGCGAACAGGAACTCAGCCTCAGGGTGTTTG TGAAACCTAAGATCACCTTCCTGCTGAACCAGAGCACGTCTGAGATGGAGGAGCAGGTGACTCTGACGTGTGAGGCGTCAGGGGACCCCACCCCCACCATCAACTGGAGCTTCGGCCTGCGCCCCTTCACTGAGGGAGAGCAG AGTCTGGATGGGAACGTCGTAGTGAGGAGTGATGCTCGTGTGTCCTCCCTCACGCTGAAGTACGCCAATTTCACCGACGCTGGCCAGTACCTGTGCTCTGCACGCAACGCCATCGGAGTGGATTCTCAACCCGCCTACCTAGAAGTCCGCT ATGCTCCTAAGATCCAGGGCTCAGTGACAGTGTATACCTGGGAGGGGAATGCAGCTAACATCAGCTGTGAGGTCCTGGCCCACCCCAGTGACGTGTCCATGCTGTGGCTGAGGGACGGGTTTCAGCTTCCCAACGCTAACGTCACCAAAGCCAAGGTTTTCCAGAGCCCCACAGCCAGCTACCTGGAG gTCACTCCAGAGTCTGAGAATGACTTTGGGAGCTACAACTGTACTGCTTCCAATGAGATGGGCACAGAATCCAAGGAGTTCCTCCTCATTCAGGCTG atgtcCCATCAGCCCCGTCCCTCGGGGAGGTGGAGCCGTTCTCCAGCTCAGCCAGGGTGGAGTTCCAGGAGCCTGACGCCACCGGGGGTGTACCCATCCTCCAATACCGGGCCGAGTGGAAGACTGTGGGCAGGGGCAGCTGGGTGCAGAGGGTCTATGACGTCCAAGGAG GAGCTCTGAGTGAAGTAACCATCATAGGCCTGAAGCCTGAGACCAACTATGAGGTGAAGATGTCAGCCATCAACGGCAAGGGAGAGGGTGAAACTAGCCCCGCTGTGGTCTTCAAGACAGAGCCTGTCc AAG GGGAACCTGAACCGCCTAAGCTGGAGGGAACACTCCAAACAAAAGGCAACTCCCTCAAAGTCAACTGGCTCAAGCAGGATGATGGAGGCTCACCCATCACACACTACCTAGTCCGCTATAAACCA AAGCATCAGGCCGACTGGAAGCCAGAGATCCGGCTGCCCAGTGGCAGTGAGTATGTGGTTCTGAGCGGACTGGAGTGGAACACGGAGTACAATGTGTTTGTGGTGGCAGAGAACCAGCAGGGGAAGTCCCAACCTGGAACCCTGACCATCAGAACCTCTCCAGAACCCGCTGCCATCCCAG CGACCCAGGGCTGTTCGTCTGTGACATACACTCTGATCTCCCTCGTCCTGTCCATAGTAGCTGTGTTGCTGCTCTCATAG
- the LOC106613025 gene encoding neural cell adhesion molecule 1 isoform X15, which yields MLHAKDFILALLLVGSTVCLEVEITPTQGEISVGESKFFLCEIVGVAKEIDWYSPSGERIEPNKPEITVTRNDESSSTLTLYKAGVDSAGTYKCLATNGDQSAEATVNVKFYQRITFKNAPSPQEFNEGDNANIVCDVISSPPPTIIWKHKGAKIQMEKDVRFKILPNNHLQIRGIKKTDEGSYTCEGRLMARGEIDLKIIRVIVNVLPTIRVWQSEVNATAGVGQSAILTCAADGYPEPMVTWARAGVLLESGDKYSFNEDGSEMTIMEVAKLDEGEYTCIAKNKAGESEQELSLRVFVKPKITFLLNQSTSEMEEQVTLTCEASGDPTPTINWSFGLRPFTEGEQASWTRPEQHKSLDGNVVVRSDARVSSLTLKYANFTDAGQYLCSARNAIGVDSQPAYLEVRYAPKIQGSVTVYTWEGNAANISCEVLAHPSDVSMLWLRDGFQLPNANVTKAKVFQSPTASYLEVTPESENDFGSYNCTASNEMGTESKEFLLIQADVPSAPSLGEVEPFSSSARVEFQEPDATGGVPILQYRAEWKTVGRGSWVQRVYDVQGGALSEVTIIGLKPETNYEVKMSAINGKGEGETSPAVVFKTEPVQGEPEPPKLEGTLQTKGNSLKVNWLKQDDGGSPITHYLVRYKPKHQADWKPEIRLPSGSEYVVLSGLEWNTEYNVFVVAENQQGKSQPGTLTIRTSPEPAAIPATQGCSSVTYTLISLVLSIVAVLLLS from the exons TTGTTGGGGTAGCAAAGGAGATTGACTGGTATTCGCCGAGCGGAGAGAGGATAGAGCCCAACAAACCAGAGATCACCGTAACCCGAAACGACGAGTCCTCGTCCACCCTCACGCTCTACAAGGCCGGGGTGGACAGCGCTGGAACCTACAAGTGTCTGGCCACCAACGGAGACCAGTCAGCGGAGGCCACCGTCAACGTCAAGTTTTACC AAAGGATCACCTTCAAGAACGCCCCCTCCCCCCAAGAGTTCAATGAAGGGGACAACGCCAACATCGTCTGTGACGTCATCAGCTCCCCTCCCCCCACCATCATCTGGAAGCACAAAGGAGCTAAGATTCAGATGGAGAAGGATG TCCGCTTTAAGATCCTACCCAACAACCACCTGCAGATCCGAGGCATCAAGAAGACAGACGAGGGGTCGTACACCTGCGAGGGCCGCCTCATGGCCCGGGGAGAGATTGACCTCAAGATCATTAGGGTCATCGTCAATG TGCTCCCTACCATCCGGGTGTGGCAGTCGGAGGTGAATGCCACAGCAGGCGTGGGCCAGTCTGCCATTTTGACCTGTGCTGCTGATGGATACCCAGAGCCCATGGTGACCTGGGCACG gGCCGGTGTTCTTCTGGAGTCAGGAGACAAGTACAGCTTTAATGAGGACGGTTCAGAGATGACCATCATGGAGGTGGCCAAGCTGGATGAGGGAGAGTACACCTGCATCGCTAAGAACAAGGCTGGGGAGAGCGAACAGGAACTCAGCCTCAGGGTGTTTG TGAAACCTAAGATCACCTTCCTGCTGAACCAGAGCACGTCTGAGATGGAGGAGCAGGTGACTCTGACGTGTGAGGCGTCAGGGGACCCCACCCCCACCATCAACTGGAGCTTCGGCCTGCGCCCCTTCACTGAGGGAGAGCAG GCCTCTTGGACTCGGCCCGAGCAACACAAG AGTCTGGATGGGAACGTCGTAGTGAGGAGTGATGCTCGTGTGTCCTCCCTCACGCTGAAGTACGCCAATTTCACCGACGCTGGCCAGTACCTGTGCTCTGCACGCAACGCCATCGGAGTGGATTCTCAACCCGCCTACCTAGAAGTCCGCT ATGCTCCTAAGATCCAGGGCTCAGTGACAGTGTATACCTGGGAGGGGAATGCAGCTAACATCAGCTGTGAGGTCCTGGCCCACCCCAGTGACGTGTCCATGCTGTGGCTGAGGGACGGGTTTCAGCTTCCCAACGCTAACGTCACCAAAGCCAAGGTTTTCCAGAGCCCCACAGCCAGCTACCTGGAG gTCACTCCAGAGTCTGAGAATGACTTTGGGAGCTACAACTGTACTGCTTCCAATGAGATGGGCACAGAATCCAAGGAGTTCCTCCTCATTCAGGCTG atgtcCCATCAGCCCCGTCCCTCGGGGAGGTGGAGCCGTTCTCCAGCTCAGCCAGGGTGGAGTTCCAGGAGCCTGACGCCACCGGGGGTGTACCCATCCTCCAATACCGGGCCGAGTGGAAGACTGTGGGCAGGGGCAGCTGGGTGCAGAGGGTCTATGACGTCCAAGGAG GAGCTCTGAGTGAAGTAACCATCATAGGCCTGAAGCCTGAGACCAACTATGAGGTGAAGATGTCAGCCATCAACGGCAAGGGAGAGGGTGAAACTAGCCCCGCTGTGGTCTTCAAGACAGAGCCTGTCc AAG GGGAACCTGAACCGCCTAAGCTGGAGGGAACACTCCAAACAAAAGGCAACTCCCTCAAAGTCAACTGGCTCAAGCAGGATGATGGAGGCTCACCCATCACACACTACCTAGTCCGCTATAAACCA AAGCATCAGGCCGACTGGAAGCCAGAGATCCGGCTGCCCAGTGGCAGTGAGTATGTGGTTCTGAGCGGACTGGAGTGGAACACGGAGTACAATGTGTTTGTGGTGGCAGAGAACCAGCAGGGGAAGTCCCAACCTGGAACCCTGACCATCAGAACCTCTCCAGAACCCGCTGCCATCCCAG CGACCCAGGGCTGTTCGTCTGTGACATACACTCTGATCTCCCTCGTCCTGTCCATAGTAGCTGTGTTGCTGCTCTCATAG
- the LOC106613025 gene encoding neural cell adhesion molecule 1 isoform X17 has translation MLHAKDFILALLLVGSTVCLEVEITPTQGEISVGESKFFLCEIVGVAKEIDWYSPSGERIEPNKPEITVTRNDESSSTLTLYKAGVDSAGTYKCLATNGDQSAEATVNVKFYQRITFKNAPSPQEFNEGDNANIVCDVISSPPPTIIWKHKGAKIQMEKDVRFKILPNNHLQIRGIKKTDEGSYTCEGRLMARGEIDLKIIRVIVNVLPTIRVWQSEVNATAGVGQSAILTCAADGYPEPMVTWARAGVLLESGDKYSFNEDGSEMTIMEVAKLDEGEYTCIAKNKAGESEQELSLRVFVKPKITFLLNQSTSEMEEQVTLTCEASGDPTPTINWSFGLRPFTEGEQASWTRPEQHKSLDGNVVVRSDARVSSLTLKYANFTDAGQYLCSARNAIGVDSQPAYLEVRYAPKIQGSVTVYTWEGNAANISCEVLAHPSDVSMLWLRDGFQLPNANVTKAKVFQSPTASYLEVTPESENDFGSYNCTASNEMGTESKEFLLIQADVPSAPSLGEVEPFSSSARVEFQEPDATGGVPILQYRAEWKTVGRGSWVQRVYDVQGGALSEVTIIGLKPETNYEVKMSAINGKGEGETSPAVVFKTEPVRYSYANGIFHFFTEDSEGEPEPPKLEGTLQTKGNSLKVNWLKQDDGGSPITHYLVRYKPKHQADWKPEIRLPSGSEYVVLSGLEWNTEYNVFVVAENQQGKSQPGTLTIRTSPEPAAIPATQGCSSVTYTLISLVLSIVAVLLLS, from the exons TTGTTGGGGTAGCAAAGGAGATTGACTGGTATTCGCCGAGCGGAGAGAGGATAGAGCCCAACAAACCAGAGATCACCGTAACCCGAAACGACGAGTCCTCGTCCACCCTCACGCTCTACAAGGCCGGGGTGGACAGCGCTGGAACCTACAAGTGTCTGGCCACCAACGGAGACCAGTCAGCGGAGGCCACCGTCAACGTCAAGTTTTACC AAAGGATCACCTTCAAGAACGCCCCCTCCCCCCAAGAGTTCAATGAAGGGGACAACGCCAACATCGTCTGTGACGTCATCAGCTCCCCTCCCCCCACCATCATCTGGAAGCACAAAGGAGCTAAGATTCAGATGGAGAAGGATG TCCGCTTTAAGATCCTACCCAACAACCACCTGCAGATCCGAGGCATCAAGAAGACAGACGAGGGGTCGTACACCTGCGAGGGCCGCCTCATGGCCCGGGGAGAGATTGACCTCAAGATCATTAGGGTCATCGTCAATG TGCTCCCTACCATCCGGGTGTGGCAGTCGGAGGTGAATGCCACAGCAGGCGTGGGCCAGTCTGCCATTTTGACCTGTGCTGCTGATGGATACCCAGAGCCCATGGTGACCTGGGCACG gGCCGGTGTTCTTCTGGAGTCAGGAGACAAGTACAGCTTTAATGAGGACGGTTCAGAGATGACCATCATGGAGGTGGCCAAGCTGGATGAGGGAGAGTACACCTGCATCGCTAAGAACAAGGCTGGGGAGAGCGAACAGGAACTCAGCCTCAGGGTGTTTG TGAAACCTAAGATCACCTTCCTGCTGAACCAGAGCACGTCTGAGATGGAGGAGCAGGTGACTCTGACGTGTGAGGCGTCAGGGGACCCCACCCCCACCATCAACTGGAGCTTCGGCCTGCGCCCCTTCACTGAGGGAGAGCAG GCCTCTTGGACTCGGCCCGAGCAACACAAG AGTCTGGATGGGAACGTCGTAGTGAGGAGTGATGCTCGTGTGTCCTCCCTCACGCTGAAGTACGCCAATTTCACCGACGCTGGCCAGTACCTGTGCTCTGCACGCAACGCCATCGGAGTGGATTCTCAACCCGCCTACCTAGAAGTCCGCT ATGCTCCTAAGATCCAGGGCTCAGTGACAGTGTATACCTGGGAGGGGAATGCAGCTAACATCAGCTGTGAGGTCCTGGCCCACCCCAGTGACGTGTCCATGCTGTGGCTGAGGGACGGGTTTCAGCTTCCCAACGCTAACGTCACCAAAGCCAAGGTTTTCCAGAGCCCCACAGCCAGCTACCTGGAG gTCACTCCAGAGTCTGAGAATGACTTTGGGAGCTACAACTGTACTGCTTCCAATGAGATGGGCACAGAATCCAAGGAGTTCCTCCTCATTCAGGCTG atgtcCCATCAGCCCCGTCCCTCGGGGAGGTGGAGCCGTTCTCCAGCTCAGCCAGGGTGGAGTTCCAGGAGCCTGACGCCACCGGGGGTGTACCCATCCTCCAATACCGGGCCGAGTGGAAGACTGTGGGCAGGGGCAGCTGGGTGCAGAGGGTCTATGACGTCCAAGGAG GAGCTCTGAGTGAAGTAACCATCATAGGCCTGAAGCCTGAGACCAACTATGAGGTGAAGATGTCAGCCATCAACGGCAAGGGAGAGGGTGAAACTAGCCCCGCTGTGGTCTTCAAGACAGAGCCTGTCc GTTATTCTTACGCAA ATGGCATTTTTCATTTTTTCACTGAGGACTCAG AAG GGGAACCTGAACCGCCTAAGCTGGAGGGAACACTCCAAACAAAAGGCAACTCCCTCAAAGTCAACTGGCTCAAGCAGGATGATGGAGGCTCACCCATCACACACTACCTAGTCCGCTATAAACCA AAGCATCAGGCCGACTGGAAGCCAGAGATCCGGCTGCCCAGTGGCAGTGAGTATGTGGTTCTGAGCGGACTGGAGTGGAACACGGAGTACAATGTGTTTGTGGTGGCAGAGAACCAGCAGGGGAAGTCCCAACCTGGAACCCTGACCATCAGAACCTCTCCAGAACCCGCTGCCATCCCAG CGACCCAGGGCTGTTCGTCTGTGACATACACTCTGATCTCCCTCGTCCTGTCCATAGTAGCTGTGTTGCTGCTCTCATAG
- the LOC106613025 gene encoding neural cell adhesion molecule 1 isoform X10, with the protein MLHAKDFILALLLVGSTVCLEVEITPTQGEISVGESKFFLCEIVGVAKEIDWYSPSGERIEPNKPEITVTRNDESSSTLTLYKAGVDSAGTYKCLATNGDQSAEATVNVKFYQRITFKNAPSPQEFNEGDNANIVCDVISSPPPTIIWKHKGAKIQMEKDVRFKILPNNHLQIRGIKKTDEGSYTCEGRLMARGEIDLKIIRVIVNVLPTIRVWQSEVNATAGVGQSAILTCAADGYPEPMVTWARAGVLLESGDKYSFNEDGSEMTIMEVAKLDEGEYTCIAKNKAGESEQELSLRVFVKPKITFLLNQSTSEMEEQVTLTCEASGDPTPTINWSFGLRPFTEGEQAHLNRIYQASWTRPEQHKSLDGNVVVRSDARVSSLTLKYANFTDAGQYLCSARNAIGVDSQPAYLEVRYAPKIQGSVTVYTWEGNAANISCEVLAHPSDVSMLWLRDGFQLPNANVTKAKVFQSPTASYLEVTPESENDFGSYNCTASNEMGTESKEFLLIQADVPSAPSLGEVEPFSSSARVEFQEPDATGGVPILQYRAEWKTVGRGSWVQRVYDVQGGALSEVTIIGLKPETNYEVKMSAINGKGEGETSPAVVFKTEPVREPEPPKLEGTLQTKGNSLKVNWLKQDDGGSPITHYLVRYKPKHQADWKPEIRLPSGSEYVVLSGLEWNTEYNVFVVAENQQGKSQPGTLTIRTSPEPAAIPATQGCSSVTYTLISLVLSIVAVLLLS; encoded by the exons TTGTTGGGGTAGCAAAGGAGATTGACTGGTATTCGCCGAGCGGAGAGAGGATAGAGCCCAACAAACCAGAGATCACCGTAACCCGAAACGACGAGTCCTCGTCCACCCTCACGCTCTACAAGGCCGGGGTGGACAGCGCTGGAACCTACAAGTGTCTGGCCACCAACGGAGACCAGTCAGCGGAGGCCACCGTCAACGTCAAGTTTTACC AAAGGATCACCTTCAAGAACGCCCCCTCCCCCCAAGAGTTCAATGAAGGGGACAACGCCAACATCGTCTGTGACGTCATCAGCTCCCCTCCCCCCACCATCATCTGGAAGCACAAAGGAGCTAAGATTCAGATGGAGAAGGATG TCCGCTTTAAGATCCTACCCAACAACCACCTGCAGATCCGAGGCATCAAGAAGACAGACGAGGGGTCGTACACCTGCGAGGGCCGCCTCATGGCCCGGGGAGAGATTGACCTCAAGATCATTAGGGTCATCGTCAATG TGCTCCCTACCATCCGGGTGTGGCAGTCGGAGGTGAATGCCACAGCAGGCGTGGGCCAGTCTGCCATTTTGACCTGTGCTGCTGATGGATACCCAGAGCCCATGGTGACCTGGGCACG gGCCGGTGTTCTTCTGGAGTCAGGAGACAAGTACAGCTTTAATGAGGACGGTTCAGAGATGACCATCATGGAGGTGGCCAAGCTGGATGAGGGAGAGTACACCTGCATCGCTAAGAACAAGGCTGGGGAGAGCGAACAGGAACTCAGCCTCAGGGTGTTTG TGAAACCTAAGATCACCTTCCTGCTGAACCAGAGCACGTCTGAGATGGAGGAGCAGGTGACTCTGACGTGTGAGGCGTCAGGGGACCCCACCCCCACCATCAACTGGAGCTTCGGCCTGCGCCCCTTCACTGAGGGAGAGCAG GCACATCTAAACAGGATCTATCAG GCCTCTTGGACTCGGCCCGAGCAACACAAG AGTCTGGATGGGAACGTCGTAGTGAGGAGTGATGCTCGTGTGTCCTCCCTCACGCTGAAGTACGCCAATTTCACCGACGCTGGCCAGTACCTGTGCTCTGCACGCAACGCCATCGGAGTGGATTCTCAACCCGCCTACCTAGAAGTCCGCT ATGCTCCTAAGATCCAGGGCTCAGTGACAGTGTATACCTGGGAGGGGAATGCAGCTAACATCAGCTGTGAGGTCCTGGCCCACCCCAGTGACGTGTCCATGCTGTGGCTGAGGGACGGGTTTCAGCTTCCCAACGCTAACGTCACCAAAGCCAAGGTTTTCCAGAGCCCCACAGCCAGCTACCTGGAG gTCACTCCAGAGTCTGAGAATGACTTTGGGAGCTACAACTGTACTGCTTCCAATGAGATGGGCACAGAATCCAAGGAGTTCCTCCTCATTCAGGCTG atgtcCCATCAGCCCCGTCCCTCGGGGAGGTGGAGCCGTTCTCCAGCTCAGCCAGGGTGGAGTTCCAGGAGCCTGACGCCACCGGGGGTGTACCCATCCTCCAATACCGGGCCGAGTGGAAGACTGTGGGCAGGGGCAGCTGGGTGCAGAGGGTCTATGACGTCCAAGGAG GAGCTCTGAGTGAAGTAACCATCATAGGCCTGAAGCCTGAGACCAACTATGAGGTGAAGATGTCAGCCATCAACGGCAAGGGAGAGGGTGAAACTAGCCCCGCTGTGGTCTTCAAGACAGAGCCTGTCc GGGAACCTGAACCGCCTAAGCTGGAGGGAACACTCCAAACAAAAGGCAACTCCCTCAAAGTCAACTGGCTCAAGCAGGATGATGGAGGCTCACCCATCACACACTACCTAGTCCGCTATAAACCA AAGCATCAGGCCGACTGGAAGCCAGAGATCCGGCTGCCCAGTGGCAGTGAGTATGTGGTTCTGAGCGGACTGGAGTGGAACACGGAGTACAATGTGTTTGTGGTGGCAGAGAACCAGCAGGGGAAGTCCCAACCTGGAACCCTGACCATCAGAACCTCTCCAGAACCCGCTGCCATCCCAG CGACCCAGGGCTGTTCGTCTGTGACATACACTCTGATCTCCCTCGTCCTGTCCATAGTAGCTGTGTTGCTGCTCTCATAG
- the LOC106613025 gene encoding neural cell adhesion molecule 1 isoform X8 produces MLHAKDFILALLLVGSTVCLEVEITPTQGEISVGESKFFLCEIVGVAKEIDWYSPSGERIEPNKPEITVTRNDESSSTLTLYKAGVDSAGTYKCLATNGDQSAEATVNVKFYQRITFKNAPSPQEFNEGDNANIVCDVISSPPPTIIWKHKGAKIQMEKDVRFKILPNNHLQIRGIKKTDEGSYTCEGRLMARGEIDLKIIRVIVNVLPTIRVWQSEVNATAGVGQSAILTCAADGYPEPMVTWARAGVLLESGDKYSFNEDGSEMTIMEVAKLDEGEYTCIAKNKAGESEQELSLRVFVKPKITFLLNQSTSEMEEQVTLTCEASGDPTPTINWSFGLRPFTEGEQAHLNRIYQASWTRPEQHKSLDGNVVVRSDARVSSLTLKYANFTDAGQYLCSARNAIGVDSQPAYLEVRYAPKIQGSVTVYTWEGNAANISCEVLAHPSDVSMLWLRDGFQLPNANVTKAKVFQSPTASYLEVTPESENDFGSYNCTASNEMGTESKEFLLIQADVPSAPSLGEVEPFSSSARVEFQEPDATGGVPILQYRAEWKTVGRGSWVQRVYDVQGGALSEVTIIGLKPETNYEVKMSAINGKGEGETSPAVVFKTEPVRYSYANGIFHFFTEDSEGEPEPPKLEGTLQTKGNSLKVNWLKQDDGGSPITHYLVRYKPKHQADWKPEIRLPSGSEYVVLSGLEWNTEYNVFVVAENQQGKSQPGTLTIRTSPEPAAIPATQGCSSVTYTLISLVLSIVAVLLLS; encoded by the exons TTGTTGGGGTAGCAAAGGAGATTGACTGGTATTCGCCGAGCGGAGAGAGGATAGAGCCCAACAAACCAGAGATCACCGTAACCCGAAACGACGAGTCCTCGTCCACCCTCACGCTCTACAAGGCCGGGGTGGACAGCGCTGGAACCTACAAGTGTCTGGCCACCAACGGAGACCAGTCAGCGGAGGCCACCGTCAACGTCAAGTTTTACC AAAGGATCACCTTCAAGAACGCCCCCTCCCCCCAAGAGTTCAATGAAGGGGACAACGCCAACATCGTCTGTGACGTCATCAGCTCCCCTCCCCCCACCATCATCTGGAAGCACAAAGGAGCTAAGATTCAGATGGAGAAGGATG TCCGCTTTAAGATCCTACCCAACAACCACCTGCAGATCCGAGGCATCAAGAAGACAGACGAGGGGTCGTACACCTGCGAGGGCCGCCTCATGGCCCGGGGAGAGATTGACCTCAAGATCATTAGGGTCATCGTCAATG TGCTCCCTACCATCCGGGTGTGGCAGTCGGAGGTGAATGCCACAGCAGGCGTGGGCCAGTCTGCCATTTTGACCTGTGCTGCTGATGGATACCCAGAGCCCATGGTGACCTGGGCACG gGCCGGTGTTCTTCTGGAGTCAGGAGACAAGTACAGCTTTAATGAGGACGGTTCAGAGATGACCATCATGGAGGTGGCCAAGCTGGATGAGGGAGAGTACACCTGCATCGCTAAGAACAAGGCTGGGGAGAGCGAACAGGAACTCAGCCTCAGGGTGTTTG TGAAACCTAAGATCACCTTCCTGCTGAACCAGAGCACGTCTGAGATGGAGGAGCAGGTGACTCTGACGTGTGAGGCGTCAGGGGACCCCACCCCCACCATCAACTGGAGCTTCGGCCTGCGCCCCTTCACTGAGGGAGAGCAG GCACATCTAAACAGGATCTATCAG GCCTCTTGGACTCGGCCCGAGCAACACAAG AGTCTGGATGGGAACGTCGTAGTGAGGAGTGATGCTCGTGTGTCCTCCCTCACGCTGAAGTACGCCAATTTCACCGACGCTGGCCAGTACCTGTGCTCTGCACGCAACGCCATCGGAGTGGATTCTCAACCCGCCTACCTAGAAGTCCGCT ATGCTCCTAAGATCCAGGGCTCAGTGACAGTGTATACCTGGGAGGGGAATGCAGCTAACATCAGCTGTGAGGTCCTGGCCCACCCCAGTGACGTGTCCATGCTGTGGCTGAGGGACGGGTTTCAGCTTCCCAACGCTAACGTCACCAAAGCCAAGGTTTTCCAGAGCCCCACAGCCAGCTACCTGGAG gTCACTCCAGAGTCTGAGAATGACTTTGGGAGCTACAACTGTACTGCTTCCAATGAGATGGGCACAGAATCCAAGGAGTTCCTCCTCATTCAGGCTG atgtcCCATCAGCCCCGTCCCTCGGGGAGGTGGAGCCGTTCTCCAGCTCAGCCAGGGTGGAGTTCCAGGAGCCTGACGCCACCGGGGGTGTACCCATCCTCCAATACCGGGCCGAGTGGAAGACTGTGGGCAGGGGCAGCTGGGTGCAGAGGGTCTATGACGTCCAAGGAG GAGCTCTGAGTGAAGTAACCATCATAGGCCTGAAGCCTGAGACCAACTATGAGGTGAAGATGTCAGCCATCAACGGCAAGGGAGAGGGTGAAACTAGCCCCGCTGTGGTCTTCAAGACAGAGCCTGTCc GTTATTCTTACGCAA ATGGCATTTTTCATTTTTTCACTGAGGACTCAG AAG GGGAACCTGAACCGCCTAAGCTGGAGGGAACACTCCAAACAAAAGGCAACTCCCTCAAAGTCAACTGGCTCAAGCAGGATGATGGAGGCTCACCCATCACACACTACCTAGTCCGCTATAAACCA AAGCATCAGGCCGACTGGAAGCCAGAGATCCGGCTGCCCAGTGGCAGTGAGTATGTGGTTCTGAGCGGACTGGAGTGGAACACGGAGTACAATGTGTTTGTGGTGGCAGAGAACCAGCAGGGGAAGTCCCAACCTGGAACCCTGACCATCAGAACCTCTCCAGAACCCGCTGCCATCCCAG CGACCCAGGGCTGTTCGTCTGTGACATACACTCTGATCTCCCTCGTCCTGTCCATAGTAGCTGTGTTGCTGCTCTCATAG